The Phragmites australis chromosome 15, lpPhrAust1.1, whole genome shotgun sequence genome window below encodes:
- the LOC133892771 gene encoding protein transport protein SEC13 homolog B-like, with protein MTSKKIELDHKDMIHDSAIDYYGKRLATASSDSTVKIASIGAATAPSQILATLSGHYGPVWRVAWAHPKYGTILASCSYDGRVIIWKEDARGHWSQAHVFADHKSSVNSIAWAPYEVGLTLACASSDGRISIITMRADKGWDTSTIERAHPVGATAVSWAPATALGSLAGSELVYKLASGGFDSVVKVWGFVNGSWKLESALISEMHTDCVRDVAWAPVLGLAKSTIASASQDGKVVIWTRGKDGEKWEGKLMRDFGAPVWRVSWSLTGNIFSVAAGENNITLWKEGSDGQWEEVMKVEP; from the coding sequence ATGACGTCCAAGAAAATAGAGTTGGACCACAAGGACATGATCCATGATTCTGCCATTGACTACTATGGCAAGCGCCTTGCCACTGCCTCCTCAGATTCTACTGTGAAGATTGCCAGCATTGGTGCTGCAACCGCCCCGTCTCAGATCCTTGCAACACTCAGTGGCCACTATGGCCCCGTGTGGCGTGTCGCATGGGCCCATCCGAAGTATGGTACTATCCTCGCATCCTGCAGCTATGATGGCCGTGTAATAATTTGGAAGGAGGATGCCAGAGGCCATTGGTCACAAGCCCACGTATTCGCTGACCACAAGTCGTCTGTCAATTCCATTGCTTGGGCTCCATATGAGGTTGGCCTTACCCTTGCCTGTGCATCTTCTGACGGGAGAATATCTATCATTACTATGCGAGCTGATAAGGGTTGGGATACTTCAACCATTGAGCGAGCGCACCCTGTCGGTGCGACTGCAGTCTCCTGGGCTCCAGCAACAGCACTTGGTTCACTTGCTGGTTCAGAGCTTGTTTATAAGCTTGCCTCTGGAGGTTTTGACTCTGTTGTTAAAGTCTGGGGGTTCGTCAATGGAAGCTGGAAACTGGAGAGCGCTCTTATTTCTGAGATGCACACAGATTGTGTGAGGGATGTTGCGTGGGCACCAGTTTTGGGCTTGGCGAAGTCGACCATTGCCAGTGCTTCCCAAGATGGGAAGGTTGTCATATGGACCAGGGGAAAggatggagagaagtgggaggGAAAGCTCATGCGTGACTTTGGGGCCCCTGTTTGGAGGGTGTCCTGGTCCTTGACTGGAAACATTTTTTCTGTAGCTGCTGGTGAGAACAACATAACCCTCTGGAAGGAAGGGTCAGATGGGCAATGGGAAGAGGTGATGAAAGTTGAACCCTAG